The stretch of DNA GAATATAAGAtaatactacaaagtattttactaatactgtattttataaatctcggaaaaaggaaaggcaaagttgatctcggtgaaatttaaattcagaacgtaaagaaccagacCAAAATGACGCAAAACATACTTTCCGATGATCTAACGACTCTGCCCgtcctttcattatttatatactattacTAAAAGCTATGAATGAATTTCGAGAtccaattcaaataaaaaaaaaaattacttcacgttctctcgaaagattataaattcttatgacataagcaacatacaattctcactggtaagaataaagtttctaaaatagaCACAGAATTTTGAAGCTTGCTTTGGTACAATGACAGAATTTCTGTCATGTCCATATGAGATGTAAGATCGAGTTTCATGAGCAGCCTTCGaaattttctatccaaaagggattTTCAATCCAATATAGCATGCTATActtaataattttatatgtacTTCGAGATCCAATTcccagaaaataataatttttaggaCTGTCAATTGACCTTTAATTTGGTAAAAGTATATCTACCTCgttatttgactggtacattaaTTTATCCACGCTAAATGACCGAAAAGCAAAGTTAACGTAAAAGAGCCGTAACTAAATCCCGCAAGGTATTCTGTCCGACTCTAAAAGTTCTGCATCATAATACCTTAGAATACAAATCGAAAACATAAATGATTttgttgatttcaaatattgttaaacaataaaaagatgTAGAATAGTTCAGAACAACGACTTGTTACTTACAACAGGTGTCGTAATCTTGACTTGTTGTGGAACATTTTCAACCTTTATAGATGCTTCGAGATAACAGTTAGAAGTAAGAGCATCTTTCAACGTAAGAGAAATTGTTGATTCTAGGTCACAGTTGGCGTTATTTAAGACAGGAATTTCATTTTTAGTAGGATTTTCGTACATAACATCTACATCTATTTGGATTTTATCACCAAAatcattcaaaataaatgcaggTAGAACTAAAGATGCGCCTTTAAAATAGGCAGCACCGTTCTGGATAACAGCACCATTGTTCAAGACAGAACGTCCACCAGATAGTTCAGCAAAATCAGTCAACATCGGAACATCGTAAAGTGTACNNNNNNNNNNNNNNNNNNNNNNNNNNNNNNNNNNNNNNNNNNNNNNNNNNNNNNNNNNNNNNNNNNNNNNNNNNNNNNNNNNNNNNNNNNNNNNNNNNNNNNNNNNNNNNNNNNNNNNNNNNNNNNNNNNNNNNNNNNNNNNNNNNNNNNNNNNNNNNNNNNNNNNNNNNNNNNNNNNNNNNNNNNNNNNNNNNNNNNNNNNNNNNNNNNNNNNNNNNNNNNNNNNNNNNNNNNNNNNNNNtatatatatatatatatatatatatatatataaccataatatatatatatataagtaatatatatttatataattataattaatacatatataattataagtaatacatatataattataagtaatatatatataattgtaagtaatatatataattataggtaatatatatagatatattacgcttttactttagtcgagcaaatcgacattAGGACgcattctttgtaaccctagtacttatttttttagtctcttgtgccgaaccgctaagttacggggaggtaaacacaccagtatcggttgtcaagcgatgttgggggaacaaacacagacacacaaacatatacacacacatgcatatatacatatatacgacgggcttttttcagtttccatctaccaaatccactcacaaggctttggtcagcctgaggccatagtagaagacacttgcccaaggtgccacgcagtgagactgaacccagaaccatgtgtttcgtaagcaagctacttaccaagcagccactcctgcgcctaagtaatatatatataactgtatatataattataagtaatatatatataatacatatttctaataattataagtatatatatatatatacacacacatatgtgtgtgtacattcatacatacatacatacatacatacatacatacagcgtgcaaatgatgtaccgctcgtgGCAGCGCTGGAGAGGGTAGactttcaaggctttaaggcggtgccAGTAATCGAGATCATTCATGCCCTTAATTCTTTGACTGGGGAGACAACAGGGAGCAGGAGTATTCGAGATgcggccgtacaaaggaggagaaaaatggaatgatgacaccttgttctctggacagGAAGGActttaagatccaggagctcatcctgcCTGCTATATCGacgttattgttgatgtgggcactccaacaaAGATTGTTATCGACAATTGatcctaggtctctgatattatgaAATgctgtaagcatatatatgaatacatacatacatgtacacttgtgtgtatatatatatatgcatacatatatatatatatatatatatatatatatataNNNNNNNNNNNNNNNNNNNNNNNNNNNNNNNNNNNNNNNNNNNNNNNNNNNNNNNNNNNNNNNNNNNNNNNNNNNNNNNNNNNNNNNNNNNNNNNNNNNNNNNNNNNNNNNNNNNNNNNNNNNNNNNNNNNNNNNNNNNNNNNNNNNNNNNNNNNNNNNNNNNNNNNNNNNNNNNNNNNNNNNNNNNNNNNNNNNNNNNNNNNNNNNNNNNNNNNNNNNNNNNNNNNNNNNNNNNNNNNNNNNNNNNNNNNNNNNNNNNNNNNNNNNNNNNNNNNNNNNNNNNNNNNNNNNNNNNNNNNNNNNNNNNNNNNNNNNNNNNNNNNNNNNNNNNNNNNNNNNNNNNNNNNNNNNNNNNNNNNNNNNNNNNNNNNNNNNNNNNNNNNNNNNNNNNNNNNNNNNNNNNNNNNNNNNNNNNNNNNNNNNNNNNNNNNNNNNNNNNNNNNNNNNNNNNNNNNNNNNNNNNNNNNNNNNNNNNNNNNNNNNNNNNNNNNNNNNNNNNNNNNNNNNNNNNNNNNNNNNNNNNNNNNNNNNNNNNNNNNNNNNNNNNNNNNNNNNNNNNNNNNNNNNNNNNNNNNNNNNNNNNNNNNNNNNNNNNNNNNNNNNNNNNNNNNNNNNNNNNNNNNNNNNNNNNNNNNNNNNNNNNNNNNNNNNNNNNNNNNNNNNNNNNNNNNNNNNNNNNNNNNNNNNNNNNNNNNNNNNNNNNNNNNNNNNNNNNNNNNNNNNNNNNNNNNNNNNNNNNNNNNNNNNNNNNNNNNNNNNNNNNNNNNNNNNNNNNNNNNNNNNNNNNNNNNNNNNNNNNNNNNNNNNNNNNNNNNNNNNNNNNNNNNNNNNNNNNNNNNNNNNNNNNNNNNNNNNNNNNNNNNNNNNNNNNNNNNNNNNNNNNNNNNNNNNNNNNNNNNNNNNNNNNNNNNNNNNNNNNNNNNNNNNNNNNNNNNNNNNNNNNNNNNNNNNNNNNNNNNNNNNNNNNNNNNNNNNNNNNNNNNNNNNNNNNNNNNNNNNNNNNNNNNNNNNNNNNNNNNNNNNNNNNNNNNNNNNNNNNNNNNNNNNNNNNNNNNNNNNNNNNNNNNNNNNNNNNNNNNNNNNNNNNNNNNNNNNNNNNNNNNNNNNNNNNNNNNNNNNNNNNNNNNNNNNNNNNNNNNNNNNNNNNNNNNNNNNNNNNNNNNNNNNNNNNNNNNNNNNNNNNNNNNNNNNNNNNNNNNNNNNNNNNNNNNNNNNNNNNNNNNNNNNNNNNNNNNNNNNNNNNNNNNNNNNNNNNNNNNNNNNNNNNNNNNNNNNNNNNNNNNNNNNNNNNNNNNNNNNNNNNNNNNNNNNNNNNNNNNNNNNNNNNNNNNNNNNNNNNNNNNNNNNNNNNNNNNNNNNNNNNNNNNNNNNNNNNNNNNNNNNNNNNNNNNNNNNNNNNNNNNNNNNNNNNNNNNNNNNNNNNNNNNNNNNNNNNNNNNNNNNNNNNNNNNNNNNNNNNNNNNNNNNNNNNNNNNNNNNNNNNNNNNNNNNNNNNNNNNNNNNNNNNNNNNNNNNNNNNNNNNNNNNNNNNNNNNNNNNNNNNNNNNNNNNNNNNNNNNNNNNNNNNNNNNNNNNNNNNNNNNNNNNNNNNNNNNNNNNNNNNNNNNNNNNNNNNNNNNNNNNNNNNNNNNNNNNNNNNNNNNNNNNNNNNNNNNNNNNNNNNNNNNNNNNNNNNNNNNNNNNNNNNNNNNNNNNNNNNNNNNNNNNNNNNNNNNNNNNNNNNNNNNNNNNNNNNNNNNNNNNNNNNNNNNNNNNNNNNNNNNNNNNNNNNNNNNNNNNNNNNNNNNNNNNNNNNNNNNNNNNNNNNNNNNNNNNNNNNNNNNNNNNNNNNNNNNNNNNNNNNNNNNNNNNNNNNNNNNNNNNNNNNNNNNNNNNNNNNNNNNNNNNNNNNNNNNNNNNNNNNNNNNNNNNNNNNNNNNNNNNNNNNNNNNNNNNNNNNNNNNNNNNNNNNNNNNNNNNNNNNNNNNNNNNNNNNNNNNNNNNNNNNNNNNNNNNNNNNNNNNNNNNNNNNNNNNNNNNNNNNNNNNNNNNNNNNNNNNNNNNNNNNNNNNNNNNNNNNNNNNNNNNNNNNNNNNNNNNNNNNNNNNNNNNNNNNNNNNNNNNNNNNNNNNNNNNNNNNNNNNNNNNNNNNNNNNNNNNNNNNNNNNNNNNNNNNNNNNNNNNNNNNNNNNNNNNNNNNNNNNNNNNNNNNNNNNNNNNNNNNNNNNNNNNNNNNNNNNNNNNNNNNNNNNNNNNNNNNNNNNNNNNNNNNNNNNNNNNNNNNNNNNNNNNNNNNNNNNNNNNNNNNNNNNNNNNNNNNNNNNNNNNNNNNNNNNNNNNNNNNNNNNNNNNNNNNNNNNNNNNNNNNNNNNNNNNNNNNNNNNNNNNNNNNNNNNNNNNNNNNNNNNNNNNNNNNNNNNNNNNNNNNNNNNNNNNNNNNNNNNNNNNNNNNNNNNNNNNNNNNNNNNNNNNNNNNNNNNNNNNNNNNNNNNNNNNNNNNNNNNNNNNNNNNNNNNNNNNNNNNNNNNNNNNNNNNNNNNNNNNNNNNNNNNNNNNNNNNNNNNNNNNNNNNNNNNNNNNNNNNNNNNNNNNNNNNNNNNNNNNNNNNNNNNNNNNNNNNNNNNNNNNNNNNNNNNNNNNNNNNNNNNNNNNNNNNNNNNNNNNNNNNNNNNNNNNNNNNNNNNNNNNNNNNNNNNNNNNNNNNNNNNNNNNNNNNNNNNNNNNNNNNNNNNNNNNNNNNNNNNNNNNNNNNNNNNNNNNNNNNNNNNNNNNNNNNNNNNNNNNNNNNNNNNNNNNNNNNNNNNNNNNNNNNNNNN from Octopus bimaculoides isolate UCB-OBI-ISO-001 chromosome 14, ASM119413v2, whole genome shotgun sequence encodes:
- the LOC106869022 gene encoding uncharacterized protein LOC106869022 produces the protein MLTDFAELSGGRSVLNNGAVIQNGAAYFKGASLVLPAFILNDFGDKIQIDVDVMYENPTKNEIPVLNNANCDLESTISLTLKDALTSNCYLEASIKVENVPQQVKITTPVSPNVWNSFTFSKKGDNIILLKNAVVAGQVTQAGYFEFQDSAMVAGKAPQKTPFQGYMKNVSN